One Cyclopterus lumpus isolate fCycLum1 chromosome 7, fCycLum1.pri, whole genome shotgun sequence DNA window includes the following coding sequences:
- the fgd1 gene encoding FYVE, RhoGEF and PH domain-containing protein 1: MEEWDSNPRIGDILQKLAPFLKMYGEYVKNFEGAMELLNIWTERSSPFQSIVQEIQREERCRNLTLQHHMLEPVQRIPRYELLLKDYLHRLPEEAPDHRDAQKSLELIATAAEHSNAAIKKMDRMRKLLKVYELLGGEEDIVNPTNELIKEGHILKLSNKNGTTQDRHLLLFNDRLLYCVPKLRLIGQKYGVRARIDVDGMELKETSSVAASRTFLVSGKQRSLELQARTEEEKKDWIQAIQATIQRHEQTMESFRHLTCSLRDDESTPPHSPSCVELGKRAPTPIREKEVTLCMKCQEPFNSITKRRHHCKACGHVVCGKCSEFRARLSYDNNRTNRVCVDCYAMLVGMSTSPAAMSSSTQRRRSILEKQASLAAEHSVICSFLHHMEKGGGRGWQKAWFVIPENEPLVLYVYGAPQDVKAQRSVPLIGFEVSLPESCDRLERRHAFKISQSHLTLYFSAEGEELQRRWIDVLLRAGRGEEPQVHRPIVESLEEEGEELASAAEGENT; encoded by the exons ATGGAGGAGTG gGACTCTAACCCACGGATCGGGGACATCTTGCAGAAGCTGGCTCCGTTCCTGAAGATGTACGGAGAATACGTGAAGAACTTTGAGGGAGCGATGGAGCTGCTGAACATCTGGACGGAGAGGTCGTCCCCTTTCCAGAGCATCGTGCAGGagatccag AGGGAGGAGCGCTGCAGGAACCTCACTCTGCAGCACCACATGTTAGAACCCGTCCAGAGGATCCCTCGCTACGAGCTGCTGCTCAAAGATTATCTGCACCGGCTTCCTGAGGAAGCCCCGGACCACCGGGACGCCCAGA AGTCTCTGGAGCTGATCGCTACAGCAGCAGAACACTCCAACGCTGCCATCAAGAAGATG GACCGAATGAGGAAGCTGCTGAAGGTGTACGAGTTGTTGGGCGGAGAAGAAGACATCGTGAACCCGACCAACGAGCTCATTAAAGAAGGACACATCCTCAAGCTGTCCAACAAGAACGGGACCACGCAGGACCGGCACCTCCTCCTG ttcaACGACAGGTTGCTCTACTGCGTTCCGAAGCTGCGTCTGATTGGTCAGAAGTACGGCGTCCGCGCTCGCATCGACGTGGACGGGATGGAG ctGAAAGAGACCAGCAGCGTTGCAGCATCCAGGACGTTCCTGGTGTCTGGAAAACAGAGATCTCTGGAGCTGCAGGCcag gacggaggaggagaagaaagactGGATTCAG GCCATCCAGGCGACCATCCAGAGACACGAGCAGACGATGGAGAGCTTCAGACatctcacctgttctctgagGGACGACGAGTCCACGCCGCCTCACTCCCCG AGCTGTGTGGAACTTGGAAAACGAGCTCCGACTCCCATCCGAGAGAAGGAGGTGACGCTATGTATGAAATGTCAGGAGCCGTTCAACTCCATCACCAAGAGACGGCACCACTGTAAAGCCTGTGGACAC GTGGTTTGTGGGAAATGTTCGGAGTTCCGAGCTCGTCTTTCGTACGACAACAACCGCACCAACCGTGTCTGTGTCGACTGCTACGCCATGTTGGTGGGAATGTCGACTTCACCCGCCGCCATGAGCAGCAGCACCCAGAGGAGACGCTCCATCCTGGAG AAACAGGCCTCCCTGGCCGCCGAGCACAGTGTGATCTGTAGTTTTCTTCACCACATGGAGAAAGGAGGCGGGCGCGGCTGGCAGAAGGCCTGGTTCGTTATCCCTGAAAACGAGCCGCTGGTGCTCTACGTCTACGGAGCTCCACAG GACGTGAAGGCTCAGCGCAGCGTTCCTCTGATTGGCTTCGAGGTCTCTCTTCCTGAGTCATGTGACCGGCTGGAGCGACGCCACGCCTTCAAGATCTCCCAGAGTCACCTGACCCTGTACTTCAGcgctgagggggaggagctgcAGCGGCGGTGGATAGACGTCCTGCTGAGGGccgggaggggggaggagcctcAGGTCCACCGGCCAATCGTGGAGAgtctggaggaagagggggaggagctggcGTCTGCAGCGGAGGGGGAGAACACGTGA